The following nucleotide sequence is from Zea mays cultivar B73 chromosome 1, Zm-B73-REFERENCE-NAM-5.0, whole genome shotgun sequence.
GGGTGAATATTAGAGTAGCTAAACAAGGCCTAAGAGGGAGAAAATACCTTACTATTCAAAATGTATGATGACAAGGAAATTGGAAGGAACCGAGAGTCCTCGATCCCCTCCAATTCTGTCACCAAACCAGCCTGTCCCTGCCAAGTTTCGAATCTGGCCAAAGAAATGGCTTCCAGTTTTTCTATCTGGTCCAAGAAATGGCTCTCAGAGTGTCAAAGCGGAGGAAGTGCAGAAATGCTCGATGGAGTGCGGTGGCTGTAGAAAGAAACGAAGAGATCGATTACTTTGCTTTAGATGGAGTACATTGGCTATAAAAAAATGGGAAAATTCTCTGTGCTGCTGCAATTTTGTTCAAGTGTTCTATCGCTTTGCTTGGAGATGGTGTTCTTGGTCGACATATAAGTAGGTATAGGTATAGCCGTATAGCTGAACATTTATAGAGCAAGAATTTTGCACCTTGTCAAGTTATATCACTATTACCAGCAAATGGAAGTGTGGACAAGCTGAATTTGTATCCTGTACTGCCAATTTGAGACTGCCTGATGGCAAGGTAAACACGTCGTCCTTCGGCGAGAAACGCGATGCTAATCGTGTTTTCCATAAATGATAAGGATTATTCATTACCAATGGATGGAATTTTCCCCCTTCAAATTTGTGATCCTCTTCAAGATGCAAAAAACCTGAAAAACGATATCAAACAAGACTTCAACACTTCTGTCGCCTCCTGTAGCAGCGCCTGCATTCTGTAActatttgttttttttttcttccgAAACGGAATAGCAGAATTGTATACAGGAAGCACAGCACCCAAGGTGGAACAAAGTTTTTCCTTGCAATCGCATATATAAGATAGTAGCCATCAGCCCATCTGCTTCCCAGAAACGAGCAATGCTCAACGTTAAAGTGATAGGAACAATTTATGGTTGTGATGAGTTACCATGTCTGTCCTAGCATTCAAAATGCTGACAGAAAATATGGTTAGAATCGGAACCTGTCTAACCAAAACGCGCACCTCACGGTGGATTCACAGTTTATTGTACGGGAGGACCAAAAGAGGCTCTATGAGGGGAAATGTACAGACGGTGCAGCAGTTCAGACACGGACACCATATTCAGATATTTTGTTGATCCTTTCCTGCAAGGCACACCTCTGGTTCTTCAAATCGGAGGCCATGGAAGCCACCTGATGGACGAAACGAAACGAAACAGTATTTTAATCGGCACTTGACACAAGGGCAAAGATATTCTATGTGCAAATCATGTACTCACCTCTGCTCGCAGCTCGAGAGATTGCCTGGTTGGAATGGTTCTTAGTCTATCCATCAGACCTACAGTCACAAAAGTAATGCATGCAGTTATAAGATGTGATGTGAACAATCTCAAGTGTTCTCTGATTTCGTGTAGATGATGTTTCaaatttaagttgcaaataacaaGAAACAATGAACCAAATGACCTGAAGAAATATAGTTAGTACCTGCAGCTGTAGATTCTGCTTTGTAAATGGAACCTATAAGAGATTGTATCTGCTTCCCAGTAGATCTGGAGAGAGAGGCACAGGCAATAATTTTTACACTATGTTGGTGACAAACCATTATTAAAGAAACAGTAACAGACATGGGAAAAGACTTTTTCCCATTGAGACCATGTAAAAATACCTCAGATCAGTTCGCCCACGCTGCACATCGCTTTCACCGATAGCTACTTTGTCAAGAGTGTATTTTGATTCTTTCTTCAAGTTCTGAATAGATGTTTGGTACTCCATCATACTTTGCTCGGCATCATTCAGTAAATCCTGGCAAGATTTTGGTACACAAGTCAGATGCACTCATACGCAATTATGACCTCACTGGACTGGCAAAGTTCCATTTATCCCATGTAAATCATTCTAATGATTCTTACATGAGCAGAGAAAAGTTTCAACACGAATAAAACCACATTTATAAGACTATACCTTCTCAGTCTTTAAACGGCCAAAGGTATTGCGGTATAAAAATCTTCGAGGGCCTGGTGGTACAATTCATCACTAAATCAGTATCAAAATTTGAAAAGCAACAAAACAAGTATGCACACCATTGTGAAACCAATGTCACCTTTGTGTAATTACTAGAGGAACTATTCGCAGGGGATGCTATACACATTATGCATACAGAGTTATAAAAGTTAATTCTTGATAAAGCATGCAACATTACAAAAGTTAGTTCTTGATAAGTGCACTGTCTATTAGTAATTGTTGTTCTTAAACATGTTTTGGCTGGTACATTTGTCAACTGTTTCATGTGCTATCTCCACTTAATTTCACGAAACATTTGTCCAAACAAAGTTGAACTCTCAAATCACCATTTGCCAAGGTCTGAACCA
It contains:
- the LOC100276044 gene encoding RGS1-HXK1-interacting protein 1-like, with translation MASPDPGHTPAQGEESASPSSWPPRKLQSFTPGLWSQYKAYEDAVVENIKGTIADALVLVREHQAEAIGCATVAGFILFRGPRRFLYRNTFGRLKTEKDLLNDAEQSMMEYQTSIQNLKKESKYTLDKVAIGESDVQRGRTDLRSTGKQIQSLIGSIYKAESTAAGLMDRLRTIPTRQSLELRAEVASMASDLKNQRCALQERINKISEYGVRV